The genome window AAAGCTTGAAGATTTCTTCAAGCTTTTTTTATGTCTTATATTTTTATTTCACTTGTCTGGAAACGATCCAAGAAACCAAGCTTCCCAGACCTAAAACAGTCACTATAACTGCAACAAAGTTTTCGACAGAAAAGATAAATGGAAACGGAACAGTTGGCGAAGCCATAACCAAACCAAAATCTATTTGTAATAATCCAATAACAGAGGCGATTAATAAACCTGTTGTCATCGCAATAAAGGTGATAATAAAACCAGTTTGGAAGAAAATATTACGAATGTTTTTTCGTGATAATCCAAAACTATACATCGTCTGAATTTCTTTCTTTTTATCCAAAATCAAGATAATAATTGTTCCTGCCAAATTGAAACATGCAATAATAATGACTAACGTGAAAATCAAATAACTGATTAAATTTTCCATATTCATTACTTTCAAGAAAGCTGAATCTAAATCTTGTCTGGTTTCGATTTTATAATGAGAACCCAATGCTTTTTGAAGTTGAATTTTCACTTCGTTAAACGATTTTTTTCCAGTCGTTTTTACTTCAATCGAATAACACTGATTTTCGTTTAACAACAATAATTCTTGCGCCAAACCTAAAGTTGTAAAGACGTGTTTGTCGTATTGTTCGTTCAAAATAAACACGCCAACGCTATATGCATCTTTGCGAGTAAAAGCATCGCTTTCTTGTTTTATTAAACCTGTTCCAGCTTTTGGCATCATCAAATCTGCTGGCGTTATCGGATCGATATAAAGTTGTAAACGCTCTGCAATTCCATTCGAAACAATAAAATTATCATCGCGATTAAAATCTAAATATTGTCCACCATAAATCACCGTATCTAAACGCGTAACTTTGGTAAAGTTTTCGTCAACACCTTTCAAATAGGCAATATCTTGCTTTCCTTTGTAATCGATGTAGACTTTTTCTTCGATGATTTTAGAAAAAGCTTTGACGTCTTTTTGTTGCTTTAATTGATCCACAACAAAAGTTAAACTATCTAATACTTTTCCTTTCGAAGGAGAAATTTTAATTTCAGGATTTACATTGCTATAATACTTTAAATTCATTTTTTCTAATCCCGAAAAAACGGATAAAATAATAAACAAAGCCGCTGTAGCTACCAAAATAGCACCAACAGCAATCGATGTAATAATGTTTACAGCGTTTGTATTCGTTTTCGAAAAAATGTAGCGTTTCGCAATGTAAAGTGAAATGTTTCTCATTATAAGATTGGATTATTTCCTTCTCCTCTTAGCGCTTTGTCGATTTTATCCATTTCGTCTAACGAATTATCTAAAATGAAAATTAATTCTGGTGTAATACGCATTTGTTTAGAAGCACTTTTTGATAAAATTCCTCTAAATAATGGTGTATTAACTCTAATTTCTTTAAAAATTTCGTCTTTTTGAGTACTTGGAAAAATACTTACATAGATTTTAGAAACGCTCAAATCTGGTGTTACTTTTACTTCTGTAACACTAATCAAATTTCCAGGGAATTCCTTTACAGCCCATTTTCTAAAAGCTTCTGCTAATTCTTCTTGAAATAATTTACTTACTTTTTGTTGTCTATTGCTATCCAATTCTATTCATTTTTATGAGACCGTAAAATTACTGCATTTTTTCGTGATTAAAAACATTGATGAATTGAATTAAGTTCTTTGTAAATTTGTTTTAATGAAAAAAGATATCGAAACTTCAGAAGATGTTGCTTTATTGGTAAATACGTTTTATGATAAAGTGCAAAAAGATGACGTAATTGGTTACTTTTTTTCGGAAGTTGCAAAGGTAAATTGGGACGAACATTTGCCACATATGATTCAGTTTTGGGAAACTGTTTTGTTAGGAAAAGCAACTTTTGAAGGCTGGCCAATGCGAACACATTTGGTTTTGAGTCAAAAGGAGAAATTAAAACCACACCATTTCGAGCGTTGGATTGAATTATGGTACGGAATAATTGACGAAAATTTTGAAGGAGAAATAGCAAATGAAGCAAAAAATCGAGCAAAAATTATGCGTGATTTAATTCTTTTCAAAATTGACCAAATGGAACAAAAACAAGGATTTATTCAATAAAAAAATGCAACTTCATAAAAGTTGCATTTTTTTATTATTAAGATATGATTGAAAAATTATTTCGCAATCATGATTAATTTTTTATTGATAAATTCCATAATTCCAGCTTTAGAAAGCTCTCGTCCGTAACCTGAATGTTTAACACCTCCGAAAGGTAAATCTGGGCTTGATGAAACTTGTTTGTTTACGTAAACCATTCCCGAATCTATTCTACGAGCGATTTTCTCCGCATTCGGAACATCTTCTGTGTAAATAGAAGCACCTAATCCATAAGGCGTGTCATTCGCAATTTTGATTGCTTCTTCTACATCTTTCACTTTCCAAATACAAACCACAGGTCCAAAAACTTCTTCGTCATAAGCCTTCATTCCAGGTT of Empedobacter falsenii contains these proteins:
- the rbfA gene encoding 30S ribosome-binding factor RbfA encodes the protein MDSNRQQKVSKLFQEELAEAFRKWAVKEFPGNLISVTEVKVTPDLSVSKIYVSIFPSTQKDEIFKEIRVNTPLFRGILSKSASKQMRITPELIFILDNSLDEMDKIDKALRGEGNNPIL
- a CDS encoding group III truncated hemoglobin is translated as MKKDIETSEDVALLVNTFYDKVQKDDVIGYFFSEVAKVNWDEHLPHMIQFWETVLLGKATFEGWPMRTHLVLSQKEKLKPHHFERWIELWYGIIDENFEGEIANEAKNRAKIMRDLILFKIDQMEQKQGFIQ
- a CDS encoding ABC transporter permease, with the protein product MRNISLYIAKRYIFSKTNTNAVNIITSIAVGAILVATAALFIILSVFSGLEKMNLKYYSNVNPEIKISPSKGKVLDSLTFVVDQLKQQKDVKAFSKIIEEKVYIDYKGKQDIAYLKGVDENFTKVTRLDTVIYGGQYLDFNRDDNFIVSNGIAERLQLYIDPITPADLMMPKAGTGLIKQESDAFTRKDAYSVGVFILNEQYDKHVFTTLGLAQELLLLNENQCYSIEVKTTGKKSFNEVKIQLQKALGSHYKIETRQDLDSAFLKVMNMENLISYLIFTLVIIIACFNLAGTIIILILDKKKEIQTMYSFGLSRKNIRNIFFQTGFIITFIAMTTGLLIASVIGLLQIDFGLVMASPTVPFPFIFSVENFVAVIVTVLGLGSLVSWIVSRQVK